The Jiangella alba genome includes the window TCACCGGCACCGTCACCGCCGCGGGCGCCCCGGTCGAGGGCGCCACCGTCACCGCCGCCGGGCCGCTGGACCGGCAGACCACCACCGGCGCCGACGGCACCTACACCCTCACCCTCACCACCGGCGACTACGACGTGACGGTGTCCGCGTTCGGCTACCAGACCGCGACGTCCACCGCCACCGTCACGGCCGACACCGCGACGACGCTCGACGTCGCGCTGGAACCGGCCAGCAGCCACCCCGTCACCGGCACCGTCACCGACGCCCACTCCGGGGCACCGGTCGCCGGCGCCACCGTCAGCATCGACGGCGCCCCCGTCGACCCGGTCACGACCGGCGCCGACGGCACGTACGCGTTCGCGGCGGTCCCGGCCGGCTCGTACTCGCTGACCGCCGACGGCGGCCGGTGCGCCGACCCGCTCACGCAGGCGCTGACGGTCAGCGGGCCGTCGACGCTGGACTTCGCGCTGCCGAAGCGGGCCGACGGCTACGGCTACTTCTGCACCACCGGCCCGTCGGAGTACGTCGAGGGCACCGATCCGGTGGCCCTGACCGGGGACGAGGCGACGGCCACGGTCGCGCTGCCGTTCAGCTTCCCGTTCTACGGCGACAGCTACGACACCGCCTACCTGTCCTCGAACGGGCACGTGAACTTCCTCGCGCCCGTCACCGCCTACACCAACGCGGCGCTGCCGAACGCGGCCGCGCCCAACGCCACGCTGGCGCCGTTCTGGGACGACCTCAACATCCAGGCCGGCGGCGGGGTCTACACCGACACCGTCGACGGCGGGTTCGTCATCGAGTACCGCAACGTGTCGTTCTTCAACGTCGCCGACGTGCGGATCGACTTCAGCGTGACGCTCTACGAGGACGGCACCGTCACCTTCGCCTACCGCAACCTCGACCCGGCCCAGGCGCGCGAGCTCGGCAACAGCGCGACCGTCGGCATCGAGAACGCGACCGGCACCGACGCCCTGCAGTACTCGTTCAACGAGGCCGCGCTGGCCGACGACACGGCGATCACGTTCGAGCTGCCGCCGAACGGGTCCGTCACCGGCACCGTCACCGACGCCAACGACGGCCTGCCGATCGTGGGCGCCACCGTGGACGCCGTCGCGCCCGACGGCACCGTCGTCCGGCAGGCGACCACGGACGCGAACGGCGACTACGCCATGCAGTTGTTCTTCGGCGCCTACACGGTGAACGCGAGCAGCGCCGGGTACGAGGGCGGCTCCGAGGACGTGCTGATCAACCAGGACGGCGAGGTCAACACCGTCGACTACGCGCTGCGCACCGGCATCGCCGTCGTCGAGGCGGACGAGCTGTCCTGGACCATCACCGAGGGCCAGACCCGCTCCGGCGAGGTGACCATCACCAACGCCGGCTCCGCGGACCTGACCTGGGAGGCCACCGAGGTCGACCGCGGCACCGGCCGGCAGTCGGCTCCGACACCGGCTCTGATGGGCAGCTCGAAGGTGGACGAGCACGCCACCAACGCGCTGGGCACGTACTCCAAGGAGCAGCTGGCGGACCTCGCGTCGCGGGACATGGCTCCGGCCGCGCCGGGCGACGTCGTGGCCCAGTGGCCGGCCACCGGCGTCTCCGTCGCCTGGGGCGTCGGCTTCGACGGCGACGTCTGGGTGTCCGACCCCGACTCCATCACCAACCACCAGTTCTCCACGTCCGGTGAGGCCGGCGCCGTCTTCCCGGGCAACTGGGGCGGAGCGTGGAACGGCGACATGGCGCTGGACTCCAGCACCGGCGCGATGTGCCAGGTCAACGTCGCCGGAGACAACGCGATCCACTGCTTCGACACCGCCGACGGCACCGAGCAGTACGTCATCTCGGGCTCGCCGTGGACCGCAACCTCGCAGCGCGGCCTCGCCTACAACCCCGTCGACGACGTCTTCTACATCGGCGGCTGGAACGAGGGCGTCATCTACACCGTCGCGGGCCAGTCCCACGCCGACCCGGGTTCCACCCTCGCCCGGTGCTCGACCGAGGACGCGTCCATCGCCGGTCTCGCCTACAACCCGACGGCCGACGTGCTGTGGATGGTCAACAGCTCGCTGACCACGTACATCTACCAGATCGACCCGTCGGACTGCGCCACGATCTCGGCGATCGAGTTCCCGGAGCAGGGCGAGGGCCCCGGCGCCGGGCTGGAGATGAACGCCACCGGTGAGCTGTGGGCGGTCAGCCAGCTGACCAACACGGCGTACCTCGTCGACACCGGCGTGCCCAACGCCAGCGACGTCGCGTGGCTCTCCGAGTCCCCGGAGTCCGGGACGCTCGCGCCGGGCGAGTCGGCGACCGTCACCGTCACGGCCGACAGCACGGGCCTCGCGCCGAACCGCTACGAGGCGACGCTGACGATCGGGACGAACGCCGGGCGGGTACCGGACCACCAGGTCCCGGTCTCGCTGGTGGTGCCCGCCTACCAGGTGGGCGTCAACGCCGGCGGCGCCGCCTACACCGACGGCGACCTGGACGTGTGGCAGGCGGACCGCCAGTTCGCCGCCGGTTCCTGGGGCTGGGTCGGCCAGCGGGTGGAGACGTCGTCCACCAACCGCGCCATCGGCGGCACCGACGACGACAAGCTGTTCCAGAGCCGGCGGTCCGGCATCTTCGGCTACCGGTTCGACAACGTGCCCGCCGGGACGTACGAGGTGGAGCTCGGGTTCGCCGAGTTCCAGGCCAACATGCTGCCCGGACGCCGCGTCTTCGACGTCAGCGTCAACGGCGCCTACGTGCTGGTCAACCACGACGTGGCCGCCGAGGTCCGCGGCCTGTGGGCGGACCAGCACACCTTCACCGTCGAGCACCAGGGCGGTCCGCTGAACATCCAGTTCCACGACCGCTTCGGCTACCAGCTGCCGATCGTCAACGCCCTGCGCGTGACCGACCGGCCCGACCTGTAGGAGGTTCTCGTCCGGGGGCGGTGCCGTGCGCGGCGCCGCCCCCGGCGCACGTTCAGCGGTAGAAGAGGCGCCAGGTGGCTCCGGCGTACCGGCACTGGGTCTCGGTCGCGATGCCGTTGCTCTTCAGCACCTGACCCGTGAGTTCGCAGCGGGTCTTCTGGGAGTGCGTGCTGTGGTAGCGCCAGGGCCGGGTGATCCCCCGTTCAGCGCCCGGCGAGCTCTGGTCCACGACCGCGATCTGACCGGCCGCCGTCCTCGCCGCCGGTGCGGTGGCCGCTGCCGGTGCGGTGCCGGCCAGCGCCGCCGCGATCACCGCCGCGCCGGACAGCCCGGCCACCGCCAATCCTCGGAAGTTCGACATCGGATCTCCTCCGCGCTCGCTGCGCCCGCCCGGATGCGAGCGCGGCGACGACGCTACGAAGGCCCGCCTTCCCCACGCTTTCCCGCCTCTTTGCCGTCAGCGGCCAGGCGACACACGACGGGGCCGGCTCTCGCCGACCCCGTTCGCTCATGCGATCAGTGGCCACAGACCCTCAGGATCTGGCCGATGACCTCATGGTGTCCCCTCTCTCGAGTGGCCACACGGTGAACCGCTGCTAACAGCCCGCCGGGTAGCCCATCTCTGGACTACGCCGGGCGGATCCCGATGTGTTAGCCCATCAGGATGACACCTGGTCAACTCATCATCAACGACGGTACGTTGATCGTGGCTGGGGGAGGTGCTGCTAACACCGTCGATCCCGACCTAGAACCCCGGCGCGTCGCCTTTGTTGCTTGGACTCCGCGTCGGGGTTTCTGCTGCTCAGAGGATCGGCGACGGGGTGTAGGCGGCCGCCACGGGGTGGGCGGCGGCGATCTCGTCGACCCGGGCCACCACGGCGCCGACCTGGGCGCGTGCGGCGCCGGTGAACTCCAGCGGCGACCGCACCAGCGAGTCGAGGTGCGCACGGTCCAGCCCCAGCCGCTCGTCAGAGGCCAGCCGCTCGAACAGGTCGTTCTCCGACGCGCCCTGCTCGCGCATGGCCAGCGCCACCGCGACGGCGTGCTCCTTGATGGCCTCGTGCGCCGTCTCGCGCCCGACGCCGGCCTTGACGGCGGCCATCAGCACGGAGGTCGTGGCGAGGAAGGGCAGGTAGCGGTCGAGCTCGCGGGCGATGACCGCGGGGTAGGCGCCGAACTCGTCGAGGACGGTGAGGAAGGTCTCGAACAGGCCGTCGAGCGCGAAGAACGCGTCGGGCAGCGCGACCCGGCGCACGACCGAGCAGAACACGTCGCCCTCGTTCCACTGGGCGCCGGCCAGCTCGGCCGCCATCGACGCGTAGCCGCGCAGGACGACGGCGAGGCCGTTGACGCGCTCGCAGGAGCGGGTGTTCATCTTGTGCGGCATGGCACTGGAGCCGACCTGACCGGCCTTGAACCCCTCGGTGACCAGTTCCTGCCCGGCCATCAGCCGCACCGTGGTGGCCAGCGACGACGGACCGGCGGCCACCTGGACCAGCGCCGACACGACGTCGTGGTCCAACGAGCGCGGATAGACCTGGCCGACGCTGGTGAACACCCGCTCGAAACCCAGGTGCGCCGCGATGCGCCGCTCGAGCTCCGCGAGCCGGGCGTCGTCACCACCCAGCAGGTCCAGCATGTCCTGCGCGGTGCCGACGGGGCCCTTGATGCCACGCAGCGGGTACCGCGCGATCAGCTCCTCGACCCGCTCGAACGCCACGACGAGTTCGTCGGCCGCCGACGCGAACCGCTTGCCCAGCGTCGTCGCCTGGGCGGGGACGTTGTGGCTGCGCCCGGCCATGACGGTCTCGGCGTGCTCGGCGGCGCGCGCGGCCAGCCGGACGAGGACGGCGACCATGCGGTCGCGGACGTGCTCGAGCGACAGGCGGATCTGCAGCTGCTCGACGTTCTCGGTGAGGTCGCGGCTGGTCATGCCCTTGTGGACGTGCTCGTGGCCGGCCAGCGCGTTGAACTCTTCGATGCGCGCCTTGACGTCGTGCCGGGTGACCCGCTCGCGGGCGGCGATGGAGTCGAGGTCGACGTCCTCGAGCACCGCCTGGTACGCCTCGACCACGCCGTCGGGGACGTCGACGCCGAGGTCGCGCTGCGCCTGCAGCACGGCCAGCCAGAGCCGCCGTTCGAGGACGATCTTGTTCTGCTGCGACCACAACCGGGTGAGTTCCGGCGAGGCGTAGCGGGCGGCGAGGACGTCGAGGATCGCGGGCTTGTCGGGCACGGCTCCATTCTCCCGCACGACGCCCGGGCGGTCGGCACCACCCGTTTGGAGATCGGCCGTTCGGGCACCAAAAGGTCGAGAATGAGAAGAAGGAGGCACCATGGAGTTCCTGCTCTGGATCCTGGCCGTCATCCTCGTGATCGGGGGCATCGTCTCGCTGGTCCGCGGCCAGTTGTTGTGGGGCATCGTGTTGATCGTCGTCGGCCTGCTGGTCGGCCCCGGCGGGGTGAGCATCTTCACCTGAGCCGCGGCACCTCGGCGAGAAACTCACGCAGGACCGCCCGGATCCGCTTCGGCGGCATCCGGGCGGGCACGAACATCGCCTGGGTGGCCAGCCCGTCGGCGAAGACGTGCAGATACTCCGCCCAAGTCGCCACCCGCGGGTCGACGTCCACCGGCTCGCCCTCGAACCCGGCCAGCGCGAACACCGCCTCGACGTAGAGGCGGCGCTGCCCGTCCCACGACTCCTCCGCACCGGCCAGCGTGTCCTGACGTGACCACTCCGTCACCGCGAGCCACAGCAGGAACTCCTCCCGCCGCCGCTCGTCCAGGGGGAGCAACTCCTCGATCAGCCCCGCGATCAGTTCCAGCAACGGCAGCCGGCCCCGTTCGGCCTCCAGCCGCTCGCGGATGCGCTGGCTCACCCGCTCGTTGACCACCGTCGCGACGAATTCGCGCAGCTCACGCTGGGTGGAGAAGTAGTACCGCAGCGCACCGGTCGACCAGCCGGCCTCGGCCGCCACCGTCCGCACCGACGCGCCCGCCGCGCCGTCGCGCACCACCACCCGCAGCGCCGCATCGGCGAGCTCGCGCCGGCGCTGTTCGTGGTCCACGACTTTGGGCACACCTCTTTCTATCACGACTGTGCTAATTTATTCCGCACAGTCGTGTTGCAATCCCGAAGGAGACCGCCGTGGGACTCGACGTCATCCTGCCGGTGTACGGCCTGGCCCTGCTCGACACCATGAGCCCGGCGACCATCGGCATCTCGATCTACCTGCTGCTGACGGCCGGTTCGCGCACGCCACGGCTGCTGTTCAGCTACCTCGCGACCGTCGCGCTGTTCTACTTCGTCCTCGGCACCGCGCTGATGGCCGGCCTCGGCGCCGTCGTCGACTCCCTCGGCGACGCCGCGAACGGCCGGACGGCGTACCTGATCCAGGCCGGCATCGGCGCCGCTCTCTTCGTCGGCGCCTGGTTCGTGCCGACGAAGAAGAAGGACGACGGCGACGGCGGGTCCGGACGGCGGGAGCGGCGGGCCGGGCGGGTGCAGACCGTCCCCGCGGCGGTGGGGCTCGGCGTCACCACCGGCCTGCTGGAGGGCGCGACGGCGCTGCCGTACCTGGCCGCGATCGGCATCATGACGTCGAACGAGCTGAGCCCGGCGCAGTGGGCGCCGCTGCTGGCCGGTTACAACGTGATCATGGTGCTGCCGGGCGTGCTGCTGTTCGTCGTGTGGCGGGTGGCCGGCGACCGCGTGCGGGCCCGGCTCGAGCGGTTCCGCGACTGGCTGCAGGCCAACTCGGCCGAGACGCTGAGCTGGATCATGGGCATCGCCGGCTTCCTGCTGGTCCGCGACGCCGTCTACGTGCTGCACACCGAGTTCCAGCTGTTCGGCTAGGCGCGCTAGCATCCTAGCCATGGCCGACAAGGTGCAGTTCAACGTCTACCTGCCGCCGGACGTCGTCCGCGCCACGAAGCACCGCAGCATCGACGAGGAGCTGAGCCTGTCGGCGTTCGTCGAGAAGGTGCTGCGGGAGTACCTCGCCACCGCGCAGCAGGAGGACCCCCGATGACGCTCACCGTCCGCCCGGTCCGGCGCACGCCGCACGCCGACGCGTGGGTCCGGGTCGTCGAGGCGCTCGGCGGCGTCGTCACCAGCCGCGACGGCGACCGCGTCGACCTCGCGCTCGGGCACGGCCGGGTCGCCGTGATCCGCGCCGACGAGTCCGCCGCCGAGCTGGGCTTCGAGGCGCCGGACCTGTTCGCCGTCGCCGCGGAGTGCGAGCGCAACGGCCTGGCGACGGTGTCGGCCGGCGGGCGGCTGGAGGTCACAGGGCCCGACGGCCTGCGGGTACACGTCGACGAGCGCCCGGACGCCGCGCCGCCGCGGGGTGCCGACGCCGCGCTGTCGACGCTGCCGCTCTGGTACTCGCCCGATGTGGCGGGTGCGGCCGGCGTGCTGAGCCGGCTCGGCCTGTCGGTGCGCATCGCCTCGCACACCGGCGACTGGGTCGACTTCGTCGCGCCCGGCGGCGGGCTGGTGGCGGCGCACGGCGCCGACCGGCCGTCGGTCCAGATCTCGTTCGAGTACGACGGCGACGTCCGCGCGCTGGCCGAGCGGCTGAGCGCCCGCGGCCTCACCGCGTCCGTCGTCGACGAGAACTACGGCCTCACGGTGCGGGTGCCCGACCCCGACGGCGGCGGCGACATCTTCGTCAACCAGGTCCAGACCGACCTGCACGGATTCCGCCGGGCCGGCGCGTAGTCCGGCCCAGCCGGAATGCGGGGGCGGCGCCGCGGGGTTGTCCCGGTGGTATCCCCGACCCGAGCGAGGCACGCCCATGTCCCGACCGATCCGCATCGGTGTCCAGATCCAGCCCCAGCACGCCGACTACCGGGAGATCCGCCGCGCCGCCGCCGAGGCCGAGGACGCCGGCGTCGACATCGTCTTCAACTGGGACCACTTCTTCCCGCTGCGCGGCGAGCCCGACGGCAAGCACTTCGAGTGCTGGACGATGCTCGGCGCGTGGGCGGAGCAGACGTCCCGAGTCGAGATCGGTGCTCTCGTCAGCAGCGTCGGCTACCGCAACCCGGAGCTGCTGGCCGACATGGCCCGCACCGTCGACCACATCAGTGACGGCCGGCTCATCCTCGGCATCGGCGGCGGCTGGTTCCAGCGCGACTACGACGAGTACGGCTACGAGTTCGGCACCGCGGGCACCCGGCTGGACGACCTCGGCGAGGCGCTGCCGCGCATCAAGGACCGCTGGTCGAAGCTGAACCCCGCACCGTCGCGCGACATCCCGATCCTCATCGGCGGTGGCGGCGAGAAGAAGACGCTGCGCCACGTCGCCGAGCACGGCACCATCTGGCACGCCTTCGGCGACGCGAGCATCCTGCGGCACAAGTCCGAGGTGCTCGACGGCTGGTGCGCCACCGTCGGCCGCGACCCGGGCGAGATCGAGCGTTCGACGGCGGTGAGCGGCCGTCCCGGCGCGGCCGCCGAGGCGCTCGTCGAGCTGGGCATCAGCCTGTTCACGATCAGCGCGTCCGGCCCGCTCTACGACCTGGGCTCGATCAGCGCGTGGGTGGAGTGGCGCGACCGCCACAACGCTTGAGCGCTGGTCGGGTGGGGACGCCGGCCCCGCCCGCCTCGCTCCTAGTGCCCGATGATCAGGCTCATCGCCTCGGCGCGTGTGGTGGCGTCGCGCAGCTGGCCGCGGACCGCGCTGGTGACCGTCTTGGCGCCCGGCTTGCGGACGCCGCGCATGGTCATGCACAGGTGCTCGGCCTCGACGACGACGATGACGCCGGCCGGCTTGAGCAGCTCGACCAGGGAGTTGGCGACCTGCGACGTGAGCCGCTCCTGCACCTGCGGCCGCTTGGCGTAGACGTCGACCAGGCGGGCCAGCTTGGACAGCCCGGCGATGCGGCCGGACGGGCCGGGGATGTAGCCGACGTGGGCGAAGCCGTAGAACGGGACGAGGTGGTGCTCGCACATGGAGGCCAGCTCGATGTCCTTGACCAGCACCATCTCGTCGTGGCCCAGCTCGAACGTGGTGGTGAGGACGTCAGCGGGGTCTTGGTGCAGTCCGCCGAACATCTCGGCGTACGCCCGCGCGACCCGCGACGGGGTGTCGAGCAGGCCGTCGCGCTCGGGGTCTTCCCCGATCGCGACCAGCAGCTCGCGCACGGCCGCCTCCACCCGGGCGTGATCGAACTGCCCGGGCGGCGGCGTCGGCACCGGTTCCGCGTTCACTGCGTCAGCCCTCGACCGGGCCCTCGGGCTTCGGCATCGGCGGCAGCACCGGCGTGGGGTCGGGCGCGATGGTGATGGCGGCCGGCTCCTCGGCGTGGTGGCCGTTGGTCGAGACCTTGATCGGGAACGCCACCGGGCCACGCTCGGACGGCTTGCGCGTGGCCGAACCGGTCCACGCCGGACGCCGGCCGCGCTTGCGGATGGCGGCGAAGACCTCGGCGACCTCTTCCTTGTTCAACGTCTCGCGCTCGAGCAGCGCGATGACCAGCTGGTCGAGGATCTCGCGGTTCTCGACCAGGATGTCGAAGGCCTCCTGGTGCGCGGTCTCGATGAGCTTGCGCACCTCTTCGTCGACGATGCCGGCGACGGTCTCGGAGTAGTCGCGCTCGTGGCCCATGTCGCGGCCCAGGAACGGCTCGGACCGGTCGGAGCCGAACTTGATGGCGCCCAGCCGTTCCGTCATGCCGTACTGCGTGACCATGCGCCGGGCCAGCGTGGTGGCCTTGTCGATGTCGTTCGACGCCCCCGTGGTGGGGTCGTGGAAGACCATCTCCTCGGCGGCTCGGCCACCCATCATGTAGGCGAGCTGGTCGAGCATCTCGTTGCGCGTGGTGGAGTACTTGTCCTCGTCGGGCAGCACCATGGTGTAGCCCAGGGCGCCGCCTCGCGGCAGGATCGTCACCTTGTGCACCGGGTCGGTGTGGTGCAGCGCCGCCGCCACCAGCGCGTGCCCGCCCTCGTGGTAGGCGGTCATGCGCTTCTCGTCGTCCTTCATGATGCGCGAGCTCTTCTGCGGGCCCGCCACCACGCGGTCGATGGCCTCGTCCAGCGCCTGCGGCGTGATCTGCTTCTCGTTGCGGCGCGCGGTCAGCAGCGCGGCCTCGTTCAGCACGTTGGCGAGGTCGGCGCCGGTGAAGCCCGGCGTGCGGCGCGCCACCGCGCGGAGGTCGGCGTCCTCCGTCAACGGCTTGCCCCGGGCGTGGACGCCCAGGATCTTCTCGCGGCCCTCGAGGTCGGGCGGCTCGACCGCGATCTGACGGTCGAAGCGGCCCGGACGCAGCAGGGCGGGGTCGAGGATGTCGGGCCGGTTGGTGGCGGCGATCAGGATGACGTTCGTCTTGACGTCGAAGCCGTCCATCTCGACCAGCAGCTGGTTCAGCGTCTGCTCGCGCTCGTCGTGGCCGCCGCCCATGCCGGCGCCACGGTGCCGCCCGACCGCGTCGATCTCGTCGACGAACACGATGGCCGGCGCGTTCTCCTTGGCCTCCTTGAACAGGTCGCGGACCCGGGAGGCGCCGACGCCGACGAACATCTCGACGAAGTCGGAACCGGAGATGGAGTAGAACGGCACGCCCGCCTCGCCGGCGACCGCGCGCGCCAGCAGCGTCTTACCCGTACCGGGCGAGCCGTACAGCAGCACGCCCTTCGGGATCTTCGCGCCGACGGCCTGGAACTTGCCCGGCTCTTGCAGGAACTCCTTGATCTCGTGGAGCTCCTCGATGGCCTCGTTCGCGCCGGCGACGTCCGCGAACGTCGTCTTCGGCGCGTCCTTGCTGGCCAGCTTGGCGCGCGACTTGCCGAACTGCATGACGCGGCCGCCGCCGCCCTGCATCTGCGTCATGAAGAAGAAGATCAGCGCACCGAGGATCAGGAACGGCAGCAGCGTGCCGAGGATGCCCCACAGGATGCTCGGCTGCGGCACCTCGACGTTGTAGCTCTCGAGCTTGGTGCCGTCTTCGTCGTGCAGACGCTGGAGCGACTCCTGCAGCTGCAGGCCCTGGCCCTCGACGTACTGGGAGACGATCTTGGTGTTGTCGGAGTCGGCCAGCGTGAGCTCGATCTCCTGAGTCTCACCACCGGTGATCTTCGCGGACTGGACGTTGCCGGCCTCGATCTCGGAGACGATGCGAGCGGTGTCGACCTTCTCCGCGCCGCCGGCACGGTCGAGCACACTGCTCAGCACGACGGCGGCGAGCACGAAGACGAGCAACCAGATGAGTGGTCGCGTGAATCGCTTGGCGTTCATGATGCGAGACCTGCTGGCCCCGTACCTCCTGTGATCGGCTGCCTTCTGCACACGCCGCGAACGCCCGGCATGTCCACCGAAGGTGTCGGATCGTCCGACGATACCTTGCGCGGGCCTGCTCGACCATTCCGGCAGGTCGGTTACATGTTGAGAACGTCGCAGGTGAGCACCCGTGTTCCCGGGATGCCGGACAACTGCGTCACATCAGCTGTAGACGTGGGGCGCCAGCGTGCCGACGACCCGCAGGTTGCGGTACCGCTCGGCGTAGTCGAGGCCGTAGCCGACGACGAACGCGTTGGGGATGTCGTAGCCGACGTACCTGACGTCGACGGCGGTCTTCGCGGCCTCGGGTTTGCGCAGCAGCGTGCACACCTCGACCGACGCCGGCCCGCGCGAGCGCAGGTTCGACACCAGCCACGACAGCGTCAGCCCGGTGTCGATGATGTCCTCGACGACGAGCACGTGGCGGTCGGTGATGTCGGTGTCGAGGTCCTTGACGATGCGGACGACGCCGCTGGACCTCGTGCCCGACCCGTAGGACGAGATGGCCATCCAGTCCTGCTCGACGTGTCGCGACAGGTGCCGGCTGAGGTCGGCCATGACCATGATCGCGCCCTTGAGCACGCCGACGAGCAGGAGATCCTTACCGTCGTAGTCACGCTCGATGGCGGCTGCCAGCTCCGCCAGTTTGTCCTGGATCTGCTCCTCGGTGAGGAGGATCTGCTCGAGGTCACCGTCGACGTGTTCTGGATCCACATCCGCAGCCTTTCACACGCCGTCCCGGCGGGCGCGGGGTGTGGGTGAAGTCGGCGCCCTCACCTCTAGGTGAAGCGCAGGCGGCCGTCGCGGCGGGTGGCGCGCAGGCCGCCAGGGAGGTCGATGCCGGCCTGCCCCCGCCACCCCGTGACGAGCGTGTCGACGGCGGCGACGTGGGCGGCGGTGAGATCGGTGGGCGGGCTCCCGGCGGCGATCGCGGCCCGGCGCAGCACCCGCCAGCGGACCGCCTGCGGCAGCGCCGCCAGTTCGCCGACGTCCAGCCCCGGCAAGGTCGCCGTGCCGGCCGACGAGGTCGCCGCGCCGGGGGGCGAGGTCGCCGCGCCGGGGGGCGAGGTCGCCGCGCCGGCCGGCGCGACCGCGTCGTCGGCGGACGTTGTCGGTGCCCGCCCGTAGGGTGGGGCCCCACCCGGGCCGGGAGGGGTCTGCGTACGGTCGCGACGATCACCGGACGAGCCCGACGACGCCAGCGCCTTCGACGCCACGCCGCCCGGC containing:
- the folE gene encoding GTP cyclohydrolase I FolE; its protein translation is MNAEPVPTPPPGQFDHARVEAAVRELLVAIGEDPERDGLLDTPSRVARAYAEMFGGLHQDPADVLTTTFELGHDEMVLVKDIELASMCEHHLVPFYGFAHVGYIPGPSGRIAGLSKLARLVDVYAKRPQVQERLTSQVANSLVELLKPAGVIVVVEAEHLCMTMRGVRKPGAKTVTSAVRGQLRDATTRAEAMSLIIGH
- the ftsH gene encoding ATP-dependent zinc metalloprotease FtsH; protein product: MNAKRFTRPLIWLLVFVLAAVVLSSVLDRAGGAEKVDTARIVSEIEAGNVQSAKITGGETQEIELTLADSDNTKIVSQYVEGQGLQLQESLQRLHDEDGTKLESYNVEVPQPSILWGILGTLLPFLILGALIFFFMTQMQGGGGRVMQFGKSRAKLASKDAPKTTFADVAGANEAIEELHEIKEFLQEPGKFQAVGAKIPKGVLLYGSPGTGKTLLARAVAGEAGVPFYSISGSDFVEMFVGVGASRVRDLFKEAKENAPAIVFVDEIDAVGRHRGAGMGGGHDEREQTLNQLLVEMDGFDVKTNVILIAATNRPDILDPALLRPGRFDRQIAVEPPDLEGREKILGVHARGKPLTEDADLRAVARRTPGFTGADLANVLNEAALLTARRNEKQITPQALDEAIDRVVAGPQKSSRIMKDDEKRMTAYHEGGHALVAAALHHTDPVHKVTILPRGGALGYTMVLPDEDKYSTTRNEMLDQLAYMMGGRAAEEMVFHDPTTGASNDIDKATTLARRMVTQYGMTERLGAIKFGSDRSEPFLGRDMGHERDYSETVAGIVDEEVRKLIETAHQEAFDILVENREILDQLVIALLERETLNKEEVAEVFAAIRKRGRRPAWTGSATRKPSERGPVAFPIKVSTNGHHAEEPAAITIAPDPTPVLPPMPKPEGPVEG
- the hpt gene encoding hypoxanthine phosphoribosyltransferase — protein: MDPEHVDGDLEQILLTEEQIQDKLAELAAAIERDYDGKDLLLVGVLKGAIMVMADLSRHLSRHVEQDWMAISSYGSGTRSSGVVRIVKDLDTDITDRHVLVVEDIIDTGLTLSWLVSNLRSRGPASVEVCTLLRKPEAAKTAVDVRYVGYDIPNAFVVGYGLDYAERYRNLRVVGTLAPHVYS